In one Rutidosis leptorrhynchoides isolate AG116_Rl617_1_P2 chromosome 8, CSIRO_AGI_Rlap_v1, whole genome shotgun sequence genomic region, the following are encoded:
- the LOC139861525 gene encoding probable pectate lyase 8, protein MAFFKPLVFQCSLFLLISLLIVVGAYQNDNNSNSRAVEPEQFQMLNISSVADRAKKAEALNEKAVQDPEEVVSMVEMSMRNSTERRKLGYFSCGTGNPIDDCWRCDPNWQKNRKRLADCGIGFGRNAIGGRDGRFYVVTDPGDDDPVNPKPGTLRHAVIQDEPLWIVFKRDMVIQLKQELLMNSFKTIDGRGVNVHIANGACITMQFVTNIIIHGLHVHDCKPTGNALVRSSPSHYGFRTMADGDAISLFGSSHVWVDHNSLSNCADGLVDAIMGSTAITISNNYFTHHNEVMLLGHSDSYTKDKQMQVTIAYNHFGEGLMQRMPRCRHGYFHVVNNDYTHWEMYAIGGSADPTINSQGNRYLAPDDRFLKEVTKRVDTAPGRWEGWNWRSEGDLLLNGAYFTSSGAGASTSYARASSLGAKSSSMVGTITSGAGVLGCRRGRQC, encoded by the exons ATGGCTTTTTTTAAGCCATTAGTGTTTCAGTGTTCGTTATTTTTGTTAATTTCGTTGTTAATTGTCGTCGGAGCTTATCAGAACGACAATAACTCGAATTCTAG GGCTGTTGAACCCGAGCAGTTTCAAATGTTGAACATCTCATCAGTGGCAGACAG AGCAAAAAAGGCCGAAGCTTTGAATGAAAAGGCAGTTCAAGATCCTGAGGAGGTGGTTTCCATGGTTGAAAT GAGCATGAGAAACAGCACAGAAAGAAGGAAACTGGGATACTTTTCATGTGGAACTGGTAATCCAATTGATGATTGTTGGAGGTGTGACCCAAACTGGCAAAAAAACCGTAAACGTCTTGCTGATTGTGGTATCGGTTTTGGCCGAAATGCTATTGGAGGGCGTGATGGACGATTTTATGTTGTTACTGATCCTGGTGACGATGATCCGGTTAACCCAAAACCAGGGACACTACGTCATGCTGTTATCCAAGATGAACCTCTTTGGATCGTGTTCAAACGTGATATGGTCATTCAATTGAAACAAGAACTATTGATGAACAGTTTTAAAACAATCGATGGTCGTGGAGTTAATGTCCACATTGCTAATGGAGCTTGCATAACAATGCAAtttgttactaatattatcattcatGGGTTACATGTTCATGATTGTAAGCCCACTGGGAATGCGTTAGTTAGAAGCTCGCCTTCACATTATGGTTTTAGGACAATGGCAGATGGCGATGCTATTTCTTTATTCGGGTCGAGTCATGTTTGGGTTGATCATAATTCTCTTTCTAACTGTGCGGATGGACTCGTTGATGCTATTATGGGCTCGACTGCAATCACCATCTCAAATAACTACTTCACTCACCACAACGAG GTGATGTTGTTAGGCCATAGTGACTCGTACACGAAGGACAAGCAAATGCAAGTGACTATTGCATATAATCATTTTGGAGAAGGTCTTATGCAAAGAATGCCAAG ATGTAGACATGGATATTTTCATGTGGTGAACAATGACTACACACATTGGGAGATGTATGCAATTGGTGGAAGTGCAGACCCTACCATCAACAGCCAAGGAAACAGATACCTTGCTCCTGACGATCGTTTTTTGAAGGAG GTAACAAAGAGGGTGGATACAGCACCAGGACGGTGGGAAGGATGGAATTGGAGATCAGAAGGTGATCTGCTACTAAATGGTGCATATTTCACATCATCTGGTGCTGGTGCATCAACAAGTTATGCAAGGGCTTCAAGTTTAGGTGCAAAGTCATCTTCAATGGTTGGTACCATTACTTCAGGTGCTGGTGTTCTTGGTTGTCGTAGGGGCCGCCAATGCTAG